The Marasmius oreades isolate 03SP1 chromosome 11, whole genome shotgun sequence genome includes a region encoding these proteins:
- a CDS encoding Type I Iterative PKS (antiSMASH:Cluster_11.2) gives MASVPLSKSRPSYTNPNPNAMSIVGMSISAPGGVDDGLDTAEFYEFLKARGSGIIVVPKDRWNAEAYHGSQPGKILTTKGGYIPNFTVGDPQEFGITPAEAAQMSCTQLSTLHQAFNALQRSGVDFRGTNTGVYVGCAGGGPPFDFDITEAGAYYMTGTSLAIAANRISYVFDMTGPSLPVDTACSSSLTAMHLAVQAIRNGECDQAVVAGVNIIMSPLETSSFSQLGVLSPDGISKSFDEDANGYARGDVVGALVIKRHDLSVRDHDRILATLAGSALTSCGSLMGSLTTPSPDAQTQAIKNAYADAGLVPSQADFIELHGTGTIVGDQIEANAAGACFSEGREGREIVIGSVKSNVGHGEMGAYISSIVKVVMMLEQKQILPNGYFKKPSSRINFEKFNLRVPLAVEDFVPHDRNQGLIASISSFGFGGSCGHTVLREHEVRPILPDYHSLNSAPYLFAIGGLTPRSVNSLVESYKAEYTKVDPGSLSEHLGSRARQMSWRSFAVADSLAEARFTEPVMVNKRAVPLVFCFSGQGPQHWQQGRDLFVKYSVFRESILASDKVHTEYTGKSFLANSGLFLPDPPKDSILAKSLTWSADVISISIAFFQIALFDLLVHLGLKPDAIVGHSIGETAVLYASGAMPRDMVIKIAIARGGALCVVDNIGGAMVALSGCDSPTVQDYIDTIVAISNNPKAGVTDTLHIAARNSPTDFGVSGAEYLVDELTKYIDTWISGVSARKLRVGTAVHSPYVNACEAQYRQELYRIFASYPGPHRPKIPVMSTVTAEFVTTEYTVDYLWNNLRQPVRFCDAIPKIMEKYGESTVFLEIAPHPVLSSYIKQMGAVESVPGSKRPPSARHIKPGSRPPTELDTLYDSLGNLLVCGVNSVNFALLNGCPPEKIQEPKYPFQPKYFPIGHRVPSYLHKLLPAERPLNSERLRVSPRLPEDWMADHVIDQSNLIPAAAYIEMALEFPDVTSVWDCRFESAFILDGNVPASTLKVSQDGNKWSVRSSSSLQSMQGDLTWTRSEPEFDNLHAYGKLGYGKPEISPGGITHIDVDAVIARCKTTVGHDAVYEELEGVAQFGTEFRRIQKISVNENEAIVRIKGHGETLTRIGYAFHPALMDAVFQSGISWNLLYDHVNVGNVERTFMLPHSLARGFRNDGSTDPLVFPDEFNVYAVLAYWSPSSWTLDCYVLNDNNDVVFTFEGLHFELVQQDHPKVSERFSMIWQPRALPQSRIRGHVTLDDDQTAEIQELLDSLDKLALGYTARALSRLPPDFSTPLPDRKRYMAWALERTSGLSTTLSKKMEDVSTVLKEKYPSLFELTQRVGERQTDIFVNSKAAVDILFRDDLMSRIYEHPPFIGNVFDETVKEFVKLVKSAIDAGKRVVRVLEVGAGTGRFTSLLGHALLDAKLEHCYVDYVCSDISISLAQEATAKSPWNTIVPVAFDLNKPLEEQNVDPASFDIIVAFDVLHATPNIIGTLTILRELLLPGGHLAIIELDGNSFASGAVGSIWMDFIFGSFQEWFGVLEHRDALHCSLSKTEWNRTLRSSGFSDSLFLTTRGVTVSHMSFFSQTTQTALKNTSGQSTPLLENDCSSSPLRSLSLSSLTTPSSAASYLVDQRPPATVSVHDRYSLLKRLGIPALFSPSKQKPSTPVLSAIVQEDLRRSSPSLCHALPPNTIIRRFLAGDEVRLVKYVSTLDSTVPLKVWLYTNTETINATLLGLGRSLRHEFGLWKIYIILFPTSWNSSTQEDYIRNQLIPLQWVDAEVMVDQEGNMRVPRVVAGPGGPETEFASAKPLHFNDTDFWRAFPRPLDAEDVQVSVSFIALSSVIPGHSEFSGKVEAIGANVKKSLIGMRVMGVTPGPNGNYVVCPQGCISVVPDRMSLPFAAALAGRLAFTSSVVVESLAHAKIGARVILHAGDCSPAAMATFAYLQERNFDTFVTVSDPASHHIPHKNVLGSSNVQVWSHAVRRWSSEGADFIFNFGNDPIVLEESVERLARRGTLIQIGDKYPSRIHSGQRFKSVGFDRLFSGEENILEHALQTISRQTMTRISPSSLIFQVDALKLAHSKAADYKDMSILLDFETLPQGMTVYKPGRLRGTNAFDPRASYVVIGGVGGLGVNIARCLVEGGARHVVLTSRSGDKAFANGGLAKEKRIIKFLREQTGVTIDVVAVDCLDEAKTKTLFSTLPNIAGIFYVAVRLNDALFLNLTTEEDWKKVYDVKIKGLRVLLDAVDPKKLDFLVLTSSMATVSGSPGQVNYAAAQTEMEAMGAKIPNCISVTVPPLTDGGVFVRSIPTGNARSAALDKYKDLGMTAIKCAMHCIDAIWTIGTPAYQPVYIPKTNWKKIMEIAVPDYHQAAMRHLLVKENSDALASNGKVEQTILGACASVLSLEIDRVEDNIPLSTYGLDSLTSVRLSGILKTYFSVEVTQLQLLSQTMTVARLYQLQEEQKAAAVNNPAKAESTSDQEQTTNVHEADLDQTIVRLNNVTEGKPLFLMHGAGGGVVVLVKAAQKAHYPVYGVQDTPEAPITGTLRQLSEFYLRKIREKQPDGPYRLGGFSFGTCLALDIAEMLTAQGEVVEALVLLDGSPTLFKKPSFQAHALNGIHDGSIRNDIIGIVNDMVSSGTLDNSDDLGMQFEDHFERAKEGGNGPKWITRFCTAYVSHILMGCRRGKEFLQAEAKAGGRLTVAWPAKRTVLVRALDGVSAQPYAAGSSAYFDLDLYVIGVEKYDLPGTHFGILSPKSGLDAILDRLF, from the exons ATGGCTTCAGTTCCGCTCTCTAAATCTCGTCCCAGCTACACCAATCCCAATCCTAATGCCATGTCTATCGTTG GAATGTCTATTTCTGCACCAGGCGGTGTCGACGATGGATTGGATACTGCGGAATTCTACgagttcttgaaggctcGTGGATCCGGCATTATCGTCGTCCCAAAGGATCGATGGAACGCCGAAGCGTATCATGGTTCCCAACCAGGGAAGATTCTCACT ACTAAGGGAGGGTACATCCCGAACTTC ACCGTTGGTGATCCTCAAGAGTTTGGTATTACGCCTGCAGAAGCAGCCCAAATGTCTTGCACACAACTCTCGAC GCTACACCAAGCATTTAACGCTCTGCAGCGCAGCGGCGTTGACTTTCGTGGAACGAACACAGGTGTATACGTCGGTTGTG CTGGGGGTGGACCTCCCTTCGACTTTGACATTACTGAGGCCGGAGC GTATTACATGACTGGTACTTCACTCGCAATCGCCGCCAATCGTATCAGCTACGTCTTCGATATGACCGGACCATCTCTGCCAGTCGACACCGCTTGCTCTTCCAGTCTTACTGCGATGCATCTCGCAGTACAGGCTATCAGAAACGGGGAATGTGATCAAGCAGTCGTTGCAGGTGTCAACATTATCATGAGCCCACTTGAAACGTCCTCCTTCAGTCAACTGGGTGTCTTGAGTCCGGATGGTATCTCCAagtcttttgatgaagatgcCAACGGATACGCGCGTGGTGACGTTG TGGGTGCATTGGTGATTAAACGTCACGATCTCTCAGTTAGAGACCACGATCGAATCTTGGCTACTCTCGCTGGTTCGGCTTTGACGTCTTGCGGCTCATTGATGGGCTCTTTGACAACTCCTAGTCCCGACGCTCAGACTCAG GCAATCAAGAATGCCTACGCTGACGCAGGCCTAGTGCCCAGCCAGGCCGACTTTATCGAGCTTCACGGCACAGGAACGATAGTTGGCGATCAAATCGAAGCTAATGCTGCTGGTGCCTGTTTCTCCGAAGGTCGTGAAGGCAGAGAGATTGTGATCGGTTCAGTCAAAAGTAACGTCGGTCATGGTGAAATGGGTGCTTACATTAGCTCCATCGTGAAG GTCGTGATGATGTTGGAACAGAAGCAAATTTTGCCCAACGGTTATTTCAAGAAACCTTCCTCCCGGATCAACTTTGAGAAGTTCAACCTTCGTGTGCCGCTCGCCGTGGAAGATTTTGTTCCCCACGACCGCAATCAAGGACTTATCGCGTCGATCTCTAGTTTCGGGTTTGGAG GCTCTTGTGGTCATACTGTCCTTCGCGAACACGAGGTCAGACCGATTCTTCCAGACTACCACTCGCTGAACTCGGCCCCTTATCTGTTCGCTATTGGTGGACTTACTCCACGCAGCGTAAACTCCTTAGTGGAAAGTTACAAAGCCGAGTATACGAAGGTTGATCCTGGATCACTCTCTGAGCATCTTGGATCTCGTGCTCGTCAAATGAGCTGGAGGTCCTTCGCTGTCGCTGATTCACTTGCCGAAGCCAGGTTTACGGAACCTGTCATGGTCAATAAACGAGCTGTTCCTCTAGTGTTCTGTTTCTCAGGACAAG GTCCTCAACACTGGCAACAAGGTCGTGATTTATTCGTGAAGTATTCAGTTTTCCGCGAAAGTATCCTTGCATCGGACAAGGTCCACACAGAGTATACGGGGAAATCGTTCCTCGCGAACTCTGGTCTGTTCCTTCCTGACCCGCCGAAGGATTCGATTCTCGCGAAATCGTTGACATGGTCAGCTGACGTAATATCTATCAGTATTGCCTTCTTCCAGATTGCTCTTTTCGATCTATTGGTTCATCTTGGTCTCAAACCCGATGCTATTGTTGGCCACTCTATTGGTGAAACTGCAGTTCTTTACGCCAGTGGTGCAATGCCTCGAGAC ATGGTCATTAAGATCGCTATTGCTCGAGGTGGTGCCCTTTGCGTCGTCGACAACATCGGCGGTGCCATGGTCGCTCTTTCTGGTTGCGATAGCCCAACTGTTCAAGATTACATTGACACCATTGTTGCTATATCCAATAACCCCAAGGCTGGTGTTACCGACACGCTCCATATCGCTGCTCGCAATAGTCCTACCGACTTCGGTGTCTCTGGTGCTGAATATTTGGTTGACGAATTGACGAAATACATTGACACATGGATCTCGGGTGTCTCAGCGCGCAAGCTTCGCGTTGGAACCGCTGTACATTCGCCTTACGTCAATGCTTGTGAGGCACAATACCGCCAGGAGCTCTACAGGATCTTTGCCTCGTATCCTGGCCCCCACAGACCGAAGATTCCTGTCATGTCCACTGTCACGGCTGAGTTTGTGACTACTGAATACACGGTCGATTATCTGTGGAATAACCTTCGCCAACCTGTACGCTTCTGTGATGCGATACCGAAGATCATGGAGAAATACGGAGAGTCGACTGTTTTCCTTGAAATTGCTCCTCATCCTGTCTTGTCTTCG TACATTAAACAGATGGGTGCAGTTGAATCTGTTCCCGGGAGCAAACGACCACCCTCTGCACGCCACATCAAACCCGGATCTCGTCCTCCTACCGAACTCGATACCCTTTACGATTCGCTTGGTAACCTCCTTGTGTGTGGTGTCAACTCG GTCAACTTTGCACTCTTGAACGGGTGTCCCCCGGAGAAGATTCAAGAACCGAAATACCCCTTCCAGCCCAAGTACTTCCCAATTGGACATCGTGTTCCCAGTTACTTGCACAAACTGCTTCCTGCCGAAAGACCACTCAACAGTGAACGACTCCGTGTCAGTCCTCGACTTCCCGAGGATTGGATGGCAGACCACGTTATCGACCAATCT AACCTGATTCCTGCTGCTGCATACATTGAAATGGCTCTTGAATTCCCCGATGTCACTTCTGTTTGGGACTGCCGGTTCGAATCTGCGTTTATCCTCGATGGTAACGTACCAGCCTCTACGTTGAAAGTGTCTCAGGACGGAAATAAGTGGAGTGTAAGATCTTCGAGCTCCCTTC AAAGCATGCAGGGTGACTTGACTTGGACCCGTTCTGAACCCGAGTTTGATAATTTACACGCGTACGGAAAACTCGGCTATGGAAAGCCAGAGATCAGTCCAGGTGGTATTACTCACATTGATGTGGATGCAGTTATCGCTCGATGCAAGACGACTGTCGGGCACGACGCAGTGTACGAAGAACTGGAGGGAGTTGCTCAATTTGGAACCGA ATTCCGTCGTATCCAAAAGATCTCTGTGAACGAAAATGAGGCTATCGTCAGGATTAAGGGCCATGGGGAGACATTGACTCGGATTGGCTATGCTTTCCACCCTGCGCTGATGGATGCTGTTTTTCAG TCTGGTATCAGCTGGAACTTG CTTTACGATCACGTTAATGTTGGGAACGTAGAACGAACATTCATG TTGCCCCACTCCTTGGCTCGTGGTTTCAGAAACGATGGAAGCACTGACCCGTTGGTCTTCCCGGATGAATTCAATGTTTATGCTGTCCTCGCCTATTGGTCCCCCTCGTCCTGGACCTTGGACTGTTACGTCCTGAATGACAACAACGATGTTGTCTTTACGTTTGAAG GCTTGCATTTCGAGTTGGTTCAGCAAGACCACCCTAAGGTTTCTGAACGATTCAGCATGATCTGGCAGCCACGAGCCCTCCCTCAGTCTCGCATTCGAGGGCATGTAACACTCGACGACGACCAGACTGCTGAAATTCAAGAACTGCTCGATTCACTGGACAAGCTAGCGCTTGGGTACACCGCGAGAGCCCTTAG TCGTCTTCCTCCCGATTTCTCAACGCCACTTCCGGATCGCAAACGATACATGGCCTGGGCACTTGAAAGGACCTCCGGATTGTCCACGACGTTGTCAAAAAAGATGGAGGATGTATCAACTGTTCTGAAAGAGAAATACCCCTCTCTATTCGAACTCACACAGCGAGTTGGAGAACGTCAGACTG ATATCTTCGTCAATTCCAAGGCCGCCGTCGATATCCTCTTTCGAGATGACTTGATGAGCCGAATCTATGAGCACCCACCGTTCATTGGAAACGTGTTCGATGAGACCGTCAAGGAATTCGTCAAGTTAGTGAAGAGTGCCATTGATGCTGGCAAGCGTGTTGTCCGTGTTCTTGAG GTCGGTGCAGGTACTGGTCGATTCACTTCTCTCTTGGGCCATGCTCTCCTCGACGCGAAACTGGAACACTGCTACGTTGATTACGTCTGCTCCGACATTTCGATCTCTCTTGCCCAAGAGGCAACTGCCAAGTCACCGTGGAACACGATAGTCCCTGTCGCTTTTGATCTCAACAAGCCGTTGGAAGAGCAAAACGTTGATCCTGCCAGTTTCGATATCATTGTTGCTTTCGATGTTCTCCATGCCACGCCAAACATTATCGGTACACTCACCATCCTTCGCGAATTGTTACTTCCTGGTGGTCATTTGGCGATCATTGAGCTGGACGGAAACTCGTTTGCCTCCGGTGCTGTTGGAAGCATTT GGATGGACTTTATTTTCGGATCATTCCAGGAATGGTTTGGTGTTCTCGAGCACCGGGATGCCTTACACTGTTCCTTGAGCAAGACGGAGTGGAACCGAACTTTGCGAAGTTCAGGTTTCTCCGACAGTCTCTTTCTCACTACCAGAGGAGTTACCGTTTCTCACatgtctttcttttctcaaacCACGCAGACGGCCCTGAAAAATACATCTGGTCAATCGACTCCGCTGCTCGAAAACGATTGTTCTTCATCACCTTTGCGTTCACTCTCTTTGTCGTCCCTGACCACACCTTCCTCTGCCGCCTCTTACCTCGTTGATCAGCGGCCACCAGCTACAGTCTCCGTCCATGACCGCTACTCGTTACTGAAGAGGCTAGGAATCCCCGCTCTATTCTCCCCTAGCAAACAAAAGCCCTCCACTCCTGTATTGTCTGCCATTGTCCAGGAAGATCTTCGCCGCTCCTCGCCTTCTCTCTGTCATGCGCTCCCGCCCAACACCATCATTCGTCGCTTCCTTGCAGGAGATGAGGTTAGACTGGTGAAATATGTTTCCACCCTTGATTCCACTGTTCCGTTGAAGGTTTGGTTGTACACTAACACTGAAACTATCAATGCGACCTTGTTGGGACTCGGTCGATCCCTCAGACACGAGTTTGGGCTTTGGAAGATCTACATTATTCTCTTTCCCACTTCATGGAATTCCTCAACTCAGGAGGACTACATTCGCAATCAACTCATTCCGTTGCAATGGGTTGATGCGGAGGTCATGGTCGACCAGGAAGGGAACATGCGAGTGCCACGTGTCGTAGCAGGGCCTGGTGGGCCGGAAACGGAGTTTGCAAGCGCAAAGCCTTTGCATTTCAATGACACCGACTTTTGGCGAGCTTTTCCCCGTCCTTTGGATGCTGAAGATGTCCAAGTCTCTGTCTCGTTTATCGCGCTCTCGAGTGTTATCCCAGGCCACTCTGAGTTCTCTGGAAAGGTTGAAGCTATTGGAGCAAACGTCAAGAAGTCCTTGATCGGAATGAG AGTTATGGGGGTCACACCTGGTCCCAATGGAAATTACGTCGTCTGTCCTCAGGGCTGTATTTCAGTTGTGCCTGACCGCATGAGTCTTCCTTTCGCTGCAGCCCTTGCTGGACGCTTAGCGTTCACATCTTCCGTTGTTGTCGAATCCCTGGCTCACGCCAAGATTGGTGCCCGTGTCATACTTCACGCTGGGGATTGCTCTCCAGCCGCTATGGCCACCTTTGCCTACCTCCAAGAGCGCAACTTCGACACCTTCGTCACAGTTTCCGATCCCGCTTCCCATCACATACCCCACAAGAATGTTCTCGGATCTAGCAATGTTCAAGTCTGGTCTCACGCAGTTCGAAGGTGGTCCTCAGAAGGTGCCGACTTCATATTCAACTTTGGAAACGATCCGATTGTTTTAGAAGAGTCGGTTGAAAGACTTGCTCGACGAGGGACGCTCATCCAGATTGGAGATAAATATCCCTCACGCATCCATTCTGGGCAGCGCTTCAAATCGGTTGGGTTCGATCGTCTCTTCTCTGGGGAGGAGAATATTTTGGAACACGCGCTGCAGACTATTTCCCGACAAACCATGACACGGATATCACCATCTTCGCTTATTTTCCAGGTCGATGCTCTCAAACTTGCGCATTCGAAAGCTGCTGATTACAAGGACATGTCGATCCTTCTCGATTTCGAAACGCTTCCGCAGGGCATGACAGTGTACAAACCAGGAAGGCTACGGGGTACCAACGCCTTTGATCCGCGTGCATCTTATGTTGTGATCGGTGGTGTTGGCGGCCTTGGTGTTAATATTGCCCGATGTTTGGTGGAGGGTGGAGCTCGGCATGTCGTATTGACCTCACGCTCCGGTGACAAG GCTTTCGCGAACGGAGGACTTGCTAAAGAGAAGAGGATCATTAAGTTCCTGCGCGAGCAGACCGGAGTTACTATTGATGTTGTTGCAGTTGACTGTCTTGACGAAGCCAAGACGAAGACCTTGTTCTCCACCCTCCCCAACATTGCAGGCATATTCTATGTTGCTGTTAGGCTCAATGATGCcctcttcctcaacctcaCCACAGAGGAAGACTGGAAGAAAG TGTACGATGTCAAGATCAAAGGCCTTCGTGTCCTCCTTGATGCTGTTGATCCCAAGAAACTCGACTTCCTGGTGCTAACTAGTTCAATGGCTACTGTCAGCGGATCTCCTGGACAAGTCAACTATGCTGCCGCACAAACAGAGATGGAGGCGATGGGTGCTAAGATTCCTAACTGCATTTCGGTCACAGTTCCACCCTTG ACTGATGGAGGTGTTTTCGTGCGAAGCATACCCACAGGTAATGCTCGCAGCGCTGCACTAGACAAGTACAAGGACCTTGGTATGACCGCAATCAAATGCGCTATGCACTGTATCGATGCTATCTGGACAATTGGAACCCCAGCATACCAGCCTGTCTACATCCCGAAGACGAACTGGAAGAAAATCATGGAAA TTGCTGTTCCCGATTACCACCAAGCCGCTATGAGGCACTTGTTGGTGAAAGAAAACTCAGACGCTTTAGCTTCAAATGGGAAAGTCGAGCAAACGATCCTTGGGGCTTGCGCCTCCGTGCTGTCGCTCGAAATTGACCGCGTCGAAGACAACATTCCTCTTTCAACCTACGGTTTGGATTCATTGACGTCGGTCCGTCTCAGCGGAATCCTCAAGACTTACTTCAGCGTCGAGGTGACCCAATTACAACTTCTGAGTCAAACAATGACTG TTGCGAGACTGTATCAGCTCCAGGAAGAACAGAAGGCAGCCGCTGTCAACAACCCCGCCAAAGCCGAGTCTACATCTGATCAAGAGCAGACCACCAACGTCCATGAAGCCGATCTCGATCAAACCATCGTTCGTCTGAACAACGTTACCGAGGGTAAACCGCTCTTCCTGATGCACggtgctggtggtggtgttgtTGTCCTCGTCAAAGCAGCTCAAAAGGCCCACTATCCTGTCTACGGTGTTCAGGACACTCCGGAAGCTCCCATCACTGGTACCTTGCGACAGCTCTCCGAGTTCTATCTCAGAAAGATTCGGGAGAAGCAGCCTGATGGACCTTACCGACTTGGTGGATTCTCTTTTGGAACATGTCTAGCGCTCGACATTGCAGAAATGCTAACGGCGCAAGGCGAAGTTGTTGAGGCCTTGGTTCTTTTGGACGGGTCACCTACCCTGTTCAAGAAACCATCTTTCCAGGCTCACGCTTTGAACGGAATCCACGATGGAAGCATTCGAAACGAT ATCATAGGAATCGTGAATGATATGGTGTCCAGTGGCACTTTGGACAATTCGGATGACCTTGGTATGCAATTTGAGGATCACTTCGAACGTGCGAAAGAGGGTGGAAACGGCCCTAAATGGATTACTCGATTCTGCACTGCCTACGTTTCCCATATCTTGATGGGCTGCCGTCGTGGTAAAGAGTTCCTCCAGGCGGAAGCTAAAGCCGGTGGAAGGTTGACGGTTGCATGGCCTGCAAAGAGGACGGTCTTGGTCCGCGCACTTGATGGTGTTTCAGCTCAACCATACGCG